Proteins encoded in a region of the Paenibacillus pedocola genome:
- a CDS encoding PPK2 family polyphosphate kinase, whose translation MNIKRYMIKDTSDKILSRLDPDESGDFNSKEEAEAKMEKLKKRLAELQDILFAQKKHSLLVILQGMDSSGKDGTVKHIFSGINPQGFIVTSFKKPSLEEEAHDFLWRVHMKTPPKGYIAAFNRSHYEDVLVPRVHGSLKKDDMKRRFRYIRQFEEMLVEEGTTIIKLFLHISKEKQLEKIQERLQDPTKHWKFDVSDLQERQYWNDYQKAYEDVFRETGTEEAPWYWIPANHRWYRNYLALAIVVKTLESLDLSYPKLDTPTPEISELISPRH comes from the coding sequence ATGAACATTAAGCGCTATATGATAAAAGACACAAGTGATAAAATCCTGAGCAGGCTTGATCCGGATGAAAGCGGCGACTTTAATTCCAAAGAGGAAGCAGAGGCAAAGATGGAGAAGCTCAAGAAGCGCCTTGCCGAGCTGCAGGATATTCTGTTCGCACAGAAGAAGCACTCCCTGCTTGTGATACTTCAAGGGATGGATTCAAGCGGGAAAGACGGAACAGTAAAGCATATTTTCTCTGGTATTAATCCGCAGGGCTTTATCGTTACGAGCTTCAAAAAGCCCTCGCTGGAGGAGGAGGCTCACGATTTCCTGTGGAGAGTGCATATGAAGACTCCGCCGAAAGGCTACATCGCTGCCTTCAACCGCTCTCATTATGAGGATGTGCTGGTGCCGCGTGTGCACGGAAGTCTGAAAAAGGATGACATGAAACGGCGGTTCCGCTACATCCGCCAGTTCGAAGAAATGCTGGTGGAAGAGGGAACGACGATAATCAAGCTCTTTTTGCATATTTCTAAGGAGAAGCAGCTAGAGAAGATTCAGGAGCGGCTCCAGGATCCGACCAAACATTGGAAATTCGATGTCAGTGATCTGCAGGAGCGGCAATACTGGAATGATTATCAAAAGGCTTATGAAGATGTTTTTCGTGAGACAGGCACAGAAGAAGCTCCGTGGTATTGGATACCGGCCAATCACCGTTGGTACCGCAATTATCTGGCTTTGGCTATCGTGGTGAAGACACTGGAAAGCCTTGACCTGAGTTATCCGAAGCTGGATACCCCCACACCAGAGATTTCAGAGCTCATATCCCCGCGCCACTGA
- the pdaB gene encoding polysaccharide deacetylase family sporulation protein PdaB — MNSFYVFSGKKIKRFIYIFAAALLAAGVVYVERGNITVFSDSTAPSAIYSVPTEKKLIALTFDISWGEKRPEPILKVLEDKKVDKATFFLSSPWSKTHPEIVTSIKEAGFEIGSHGHKHVNYSTLSNEEIRTQISTAHTVLTELTGKEPNLIRMPNGDFDKRVLQVASDLGYKVIQWDTDSLDWKNIGVDNIVKRVTSKAHPGDIVLLHASDSCKQTHEALPLIIDNLRSQGYEFVTVSELISQSSADGTEVRDSASLNEGLEDAAGL, encoded by the coding sequence ATGAATTCTTTTTATGTATTCAGCGGCAAAAAGATAAAACGGTTCATTTATATCTTTGCCGCTGCGCTTCTTGCCGCTGGTGTTGTGTATGTCGAGAGGGGCAATATTACCGTTTTTTCGGATTCGACGGCCCCGTCTGCGATTTACAGTGTACCAACGGAGAAGAAGCTGATCGCCTTAACCTTTGACATTAGCTGGGGTGAAAAGAGGCCTGAACCGATTCTAAAGGTGCTGGAGGACAAAAAAGTAGATAAGGCTACCTTCTTCCTCTCCTCGCCCTGGAGCAAAACGCACCCGGAAATTGTTACGAGTATTAAAGAGGCAGGATTTGAAATCGGCAGCCACGGCCATAAGCATGTTAACTACAGCACTTTGAGCAACGAGGAGATCCGTACTCAAATCTCAACAGCTCATACCGTCTTAACCGAGTTAACGGGTAAAGAACCGAATTTGATCCGTATGCCGAATGGCGATTTTGATAAAAGAGTGCTTCAGGTGGCCAGCGATCTGGGCTACAAGGTCATCCAGTGGGATACCGACTCCCTTGACTGGAAAAACATCGGTGTAGATAATATCGTAAAGCGCGTAACCAGCAAAGCCCATCCTGGAGATATTGTTCTGCTCCATGCCAGCGATTCCTGCAAACAGACACATGAGGCGCTTCCGCTTATTATCGACAATCTCCGCAGTCAAGGCTATGAATTCGTGACGGTGTCTGAATTGATCAGCCAGAGCAGTGCCGACGGTACAGAAGTCCGGGATTCCGCATCACTGAATGAAGGGCTGGAAGACGCCGCAGGACTATAA
- a CDS encoding stage II sporulation protein M, translated as MFSFSTFVKDLGTIRKTLLVALILFLAGGVLGWIGTGSLQKLLAQQLEGLSEISGNLRDSEHPQWSFFIFIFANNSIKSVVVIFLGALFGLIPAVFLLINGGVIGYLIHLSAMQGQDLFQLIVKGLLPHGIIEIPAIIIACAFGLHFGGKVILSLFSPSRGKEQGNLSWSGFMRQTFTASVWIIILLFIAAIIESTITLSLLS; from the coding sequence ATGTTTTCATTTTCAACATTTGTCAAAGATTTAGGCACAATCCGCAAAACCTTGCTGGTTGCGCTGATTCTATTCCTAGCAGGAGGAGTGCTCGGCTGGATAGGTACCGGAAGTCTGCAGAAGCTGCTCGCCCAGCAGTTAGAGGGATTAAGTGAGATCAGCGGGAATCTCAGAGATTCAGAGCACCCGCAGTGGAGTTTTTTCATATTTATCTTTGCGAACAACAGCATCAAAAGTGTAGTGGTTATCTTTCTGGGTGCACTGTTCGGACTCATACCGGCTGTATTCTTACTGATTAACGGAGGCGTTATCGGCTACTTGATTCATTTGTCAGCTATGCAGGGACAGGATCTATTTCAGCTGATAGTAAAGGGACTGCTTCCTCACGGAATTATCGAGATACCGGCAATAATCATCGCTTGTGCTTTTGGCCTTCATTTTGGCGGTAAAGTGATACTCAGCTTATTCAGCCCATCCCGCGGAAAAGAACAGGGAAACCTTAGCTGGTCCGGGTTTATGCGGCAGACATTTACAGCGTCGGTGTGGATTATAATCCTTTTGTTCATTGCTGCAATTATTGAAAGTACAATTACGTTGTCTCTTTTATCATAA